A stretch of the Arachis stenosperma cultivar V10309 chromosome 6, arast.V10309.gnm1.PFL2, whole genome shotgun sequence genome encodes the following:
- the LOC130936093 gene encoding uncharacterized protein LOC130936093, producing MDESPPPPPPPPPPMTLDGVENDAVFAKTLVLSKREVTARRLRRTRQLRRCYRGHYWALMEEIKSKYKEYYWTYGKSPFKETSGVNDAVVLGDENNNNAIGGNERNNNAVLGVGGDDIVRCAFGGCKVKAMALTRYCHAHILSDPKQKLYRGCRTVAKNLPTGPSYCNKPVLRSVVPAACTTHYQLGEKCLLRAVKRAGYNVPINRKPNVRLHVVINEFVRQIQNKREVALKAGVSKVETQ from the exons ATGGACGAGTCTCCACCGCCACCGCCACCTCCACCTCCTCCTATGACCCTGGACGGAGTtgaaaacgacgccgtttttgCTAAGACACTTGTGCTGAGTAAACGCGAGGTAACCGCTCGTCGGCTCCGCCGAACGAGGCAACTCAGACGGTGCTACAGAGGGCACTACTGGGCTCTAATGGAAGAGATCAAGTCCAAGTATAAGGAGTATTATTGGACCTACGGTAAGAGCCCCTTCAAGGAAACTAGCGGCGTAAACGACGCTGTCGTTTTGGGCGACGAGAACAATAACAACGCAATCGGCGGCAACGAGAGGAACAATAATGCCGTTTTGGGAGTTGGAGGAGATGACATTGTTCGGTGCGCTTTTGGTGGATGTAAGGTTAAGGCTATGGCGCTTACTCGCTACTGTCACGCTCACATACTTTCGGATCCGAAACAGAAGCTCTATCGGGGATGCAGAACCGTCGCTAAAAA TTTGCCAACAGGGCCTTCATATTGTAATAAACCAGTGTTGAGGTCTGTGGTTCCTGCTGCTTGCACAACTCATTACCAATTAGGTGAAAAGTGTCTTCTTCGTGCTGTAAAAAGGGCAGGCTATAATGTTCCAATTAATCGTAAGCCTAATGTAAGGTTACATGTAGTAATTAATGAATTTGTTCGCCAAATCCAAAATAAACGAGAAGTTGCACTGAAAGCAGGTGTATCTAAAGTTGAGACTCAATAA